A genomic window from Caloramator mitchellensis includes:
- the glpK gene encoding glycerol kinase GlpK, protein MSRYILALDQGTTSSRAIVFDKGGNIVSVAQKEFTQIYPKAGWVEHDPMEIWATQIGVANEALAKAGLAAENIAAIGITNQRETTVVWDKTTGKPIYNAIVWQCRRTAEICDDLRSKGYADMLRDKTGLVLDAYFSGTKIKWILDNVEGAREKAEKGELLFGNIDTWLIWNLTGGKVHVTDYSNASRTLLYNIYELKWDDEILEIMNIPKSMLPEVKPSSSVYGNTTVDVIGGEIPIAGIAGDQQAALFGQGCYKEGMAKNTYGTGCFMLMNTGEKPVKSKNGLLTTIAWGVDGKVEYALEGSIFIAGAVIQWLRDELRMIKSAADSEEYATAVEDSNGVYVVPAFVGMGAPYWDMYARGTIVGLTRGAKKEHIIRAALESMAYQTMDVLSAMEEDSGIKLSVLKVDGGAVANNFLMQFQSDVLNVDVYRPKVVETTALGAAYLAGLAVGYWENKDEILNNWSVDRKFEPNMDEEKRAKLVKGWHKAVKRALSWENEE, encoded by the coding sequence ATGTCAAGATATATATTAGCATTAGACCAAGGAACAACAAGCTCAAGAGCAATAGTTTTTGATAAAGGTGGAAACATAGTTTCAGTTGCACAAAAGGAATTTACTCAAATATACCCTAAGGCTGGTTGGGTTGAACATGACCCTATGGAAATCTGGGCAACACAAATTGGGGTGGCAAATGAAGCTCTTGCAAAGGCAGGTCTTGCTGCAGAAAATATAGCTGCAATAGGTATAACAAATCAAAGAGAAACAACAGTTGTTTGGGATAAGACAACAGGAAAACCAATATACAATGCAATAGTTTGGCAGTGTAGAAGAACTGCTGAAATATGCGATGATTTGAGAAGTAAAGGCTATGCCGATATGCTAAGGGACAAGACCGGTCTTGTTTTGGACGCATATTTTTCAGGAACAAAAATAAAGTGGATACTAGATAATGTTGAAGGCGCAAGAGAAAAGGCTGAAAAGGGAGAGCTTTTATTTGGAAATATCGATACATGGTTGATTTGGAATTTAACAGGTGGTAAGGTTCATGTAACTGATTATTCAAACGCTTCAAGAACATTGCTTTATAACATTTATGAATTAAAATGGGATGATGAAATATTGGAAATAATGAACATACCAAAATCAATGCTTCCAGAAGTTAAACCTTCAAGCAGCGTTTATGGCAATACTACAGTTGATGTAATAGGTGGAGAAATTCCTATAGCAGGTATTGCTGGCGACCAACAGGCTGCATTGTTTGGACAAGGTTGCTATAAAGAAGGTATGGCTAAAAATACTTATGGAACAGGCTGCTTTATGTTAATGAATACAGGCGAAAAGCCAGTAAAATCAAAGAATGGCCTTTTAACTACAATTGCTTGGGGAGTCGACGGAAAGGTTGAATATGCACTTGAAGGAAGTATATTCATCGCAGGAGCTGTTATACAATGGTTAAGAGATGAATTAAGGATGATAAAGTCAGCTGCAGATAGCGAAGAATATGCAACTGCAGTTGAAGATTCAAATGGTGTTTATGTAGTTCCAGCGTTTGTAGGAATGGGAGCTCCATATTGGGATATGTATGCAAGAGGAACTATAGTTGGACTTACAAGAGGAGCAAAGAAAGAACATATTATAAGAGCGGCTCTTGAATCTATGGCTTATCAGACTATGGATGTTTTAAGCGCTATGGAAGAAGATTCAGGAATAAAGCTTTCAGTGCTCAAGGTTGATGGCGGTGCTGTTGCAAACAACTTCTTAATGCAGTTCCAATCAGATGTATTAAATGTTGATGTTTATAGACCAAAGGTTGTTGAAACAACAGCACTTGGAGCAGCATACCTTGCTGGTCTTGCAGTTGGATACTGGGAAAACAAAGACGAAATATTAAACAACTGGTCGGTAGACAGAAAGTTTGAACCAAATATGGACGAAGAAAAGAGAGCAAAGCTTGTTAAGGGATGGCATAAGGCGGTTAAAAGAGCTCTCTCATGGGAAAATGAAGAATAA
- a CDS encoding MIP/aquaporin family protein, which produces MQKSYLGELISEFIGSFILIFIGVGVVAALVLEGAGIGQWEISIVWGMAVAMAIFVTGSISGTHINPAVTLALATFKGFDKKKVIPYIIAQMLGTFAAAAVVYGLYRSSFLLYEQTNNLVRGTQESAKLVGIFSTFPKPHLSTMEALLVEIAITAFLLIVVLAVGDTRNQAAPTPGMAAVMIGITIAIIGSSFGPLTGFAMNPARDLGPRLFAIFAGWGSAAVGPNSYGFIVPIFGPIIGAQLGGFIYEKIIVPYFPTMQVVAKSKVEIKK; this is translated from the coding sequence ATGCAAAAAAGTTATTTAGGGGAATTGATTTCTGAATTTATCGGTTCATTTATTCTTATCTTCATAGGTGTTGGCGTTGTTGCAGCTCTTGTTTTAGAGGGTGCGGGAATTGGACAATGGGAAATTTCGATAGTTTGGGGTATGGCAGTTGCGATGGCTATATTTGTTACAGGCTCAATCTCAGGAACCCACATTAACCCGGCAGTTACACTTGCACTGGCAACATTTAAAGGTTTTGACAAGAAAAAGGTTATACCATATATAATAGCTCAGATGCTCGGAACATTTGCTGCTGCGGCTGTTGTATATGGCTTATATAGAAGTTCATTCTTGCTTTATGAACAGACAAATAATCTTGTTAGAGGAACTCAAGAAAGTGCTAAATTAGTTGGTATTTTTTCTACTTTTCCAAAACCACATCTTTCAACAATGGAAGCTCTTTTAGTTGAAATTGCAATTACAGCTTTCCTTTTGATTGTTGTTTTAGCAGTTGGTGATACAAGAAATCAGGCGGCTCCAACTCCTGGTATGGCAGCAGTTATGATAGGTATTACTATAGCAATAATAGGTTCATCCTTCGGTCCGCTTACAGGATTTGCAATGAATCCAGCCCGTGATTTAGGACCAAGATTGTTTGCAATATTTGCTGGATGGGGAAGTGCAGCAGTAGGACCAAACAGCTACGGCTTCATAGTTCCTATATTTGGACCAATCATTGGTGCACAGTTAGGAGGATTTATTTACGAAAAGATAATAGTTCCATACTTTCCAACTATGCAAGTAGTTGCTAAGAGCAAAGTAGAAATCAAAAAGTGA
- a CDS encoding pyridoxamine 5'-phosphate oxidase family protein: protein MLSEKFYDVLKHEGVVSIVSWGATDEPHIVNTWNSYLVVTNDEKILIPAYAMHRTEKNINVNNKVKLALGSKEVLGYKDYQGTGFVVEGTARYITSGPEFDMMKEKFSFLTRVLEITVTSAKQML, encoded by the coding sequence ATGTTGTCAGAAAAATTTTACGATGTTTTAAAACATGAGGGTGTTGTTTCAATTGTGTCGTGGGGTGCTACCGATGAACCACATATAGTTAACACATGGAATTCCTACCTTGTTGTAACTAATGATGAGAAAATCCTTATCCCCGCATATGCTATGCATAGAACAGAAAAGAACATAAATGTCAACAATAAAGTTAAATTAGCTTTAGGAAGCAAGGAAGTATTAGGATATAAGGATTATCAGGGCACTGGTTTTGTAGTTGAAGGAACTGCAAGATACATAACCTCTGGGCCAGAATTTGACATGATGAAAGAAAAATTTTCATTCTTAACAAGAGTTCTTGAAATAACTGTAACATCAGCAAAACAAATGCTTTGA
- a CDS encoding ImmA/IrrE family metallo-endopeptidase, which produces MYLYENNPELYAQDIVSSLNLTPPVDIFKVCETYDLKVNYENIQSAEALLIVSKGKKNIIINNRKILYIPRQRFSIAHEVGHFFIPWHSNMCACFNIGDFSSDNVEENQADIFAAELLIPTNILLTKIENKVITLELIKELSHVFNVSLGAMARKVISITQDKVIAMVYYSNGTKIVQAKSSSFDFNLKPGIIKGSAARELLHNRYSNETIKRILRCDIWFQENIDDFEIVEESLYQPNFSRVFTILRIAHDMDYMEAYFDI; this is translated from the coding sequence ATGTATCTATATGAAAATAATCCTGAGCTTTATGCTCAGGATATTGTTTCATCCTTAAATTTAACTCCTCCTGTAGATATTTTTAAAGTATGTGAAACTTACGATTTAAAAGTAAATTATGAAAATATCCAATCTGCCGAAGCTCTTCTGATTGTTTCTAAAGGGAAAAAGAACATAATTATTAATAATAGAAAAATATTATATATTCCAAGACAAAGGTTCTCAATTGCTCATGAAGTAGGACACTTTTTTATACCTTGGCATAGTAATATGTGTGCCTGCTTTAATATTGGAGATTTTAGTTCAGATAACGTAGAGGAAAATCAAGCAGATATTTTTGCAGCAGAGCTATTAATACCTACGAACATATTGCTTACAAAAATCGAAAACAAGGTTATTACTTTAGAATTAATAAAGGAGCTGTCTCATGTATTTAATGTATCATTAGGGGCAATGGCAAGAAAAGTAATATCAATTACTCAGGATAAGGTTATAGCAATGGTGTATTATAGCAATGGAACAAAGATTGTTCAAGCAAAGTCATCAAGTTTTGATTTTAACTTGAAGCCTGGAATAATAAAGGGATCAGCTGCTAGAGAGCTTCTTCATAATAGATATAGCAATGAAACTATTAAAAGAATTTTAAGATGTGATATATGGTTTCAGGAGAATATTGATGATTTTGAAATAGTAGAAGAGTCATTGTATCAGCCAAATTTTAGCAGGGTATTTACAATTTTAAGAATTGCGCATGATATGGATTATATGGAAGCTTATTTTGATATTTAA
- a CDS encoding helix-turn-helix domain-containing protein produces the protein MIKKCYICNTEMEMKTTSINTGWGSYKLTIDGVSAYVCPQCGEITIEGKDAVMLQKLSKSLVDVDENQKPDVLNLTEVADLLRVSNQTIYNMIKDGRLKAYKFGREWRFFRKDIESFMGGEEAYGIAARGKTGELNEKDAEIISKYL, from the coding sequence ATGATTAAGAAATGTTATATTTGTAATACTGAGATGGAGATGAAAACCACATCTATAAATACTGGTTGGGGAAGTTATAAGTTAACTATAGATGGAGTTAGTGCATATGTATGCCCACAATGTGGTGAGATAACAATCGAAGGAAAAGATGCTGTTATGCTACAAAAGCTAAGTAAAAGCTTAGTGGATGTAGATGAAAACCAAAAGCCTGATGTTTTAAATTTAACTGAAGTAGCAGATCTATTAAGAGTTAGCAATCAAACAATATATAATATGATAAAAGATGGCAGATTAAAAGCTTATAAATTTGGAAGGGAATGGAGATTCTTTAGAAAGGATATAGAATCCTTTATGGGTGGAGAGGAAGCATATGGCATTGCTGCAAGAGGAAAAACAGGAGAGTTAAATGAGAAGGATGCTGAAATAATATCTAAATATCTGTAA
- a CDS encoding DUF4258 domain-containing protein yields the protein MIEQLAEKMIRKKVIEGNFDVTEHAVKRMAEREIDMDQVLDCIIRGKTIEFQTDRRTNDIKVLFQEATASKPEVYTVVAALDTPLIITVCRTKEEVWECINNVLRRREIY from the coding sequence ATGATAGAACAATTAGCCGAAAAGATGATTCGCAAAAAAGTCATTGAGGGAAATTTTGATGTTACTGAACATGCTGTTAAAAGGATGGCAGAACGTGAAATCGACATGGACCAGGTTTTAGATTGTATCATAAGAGGGAAAACTATAGAGTTTCAAACTGATAGAAGAACAAATGATATAAAAGTTTTATTTCAGGAAGCAACAGCTAGTAAGCCAGAGGTATATACCGTTGTAGCTGCCTTAGATACTCCTTTAATTATAACCGTATGCAGGACAAAAGAAGAGGTTTGGGAATGTATTAATAATGTTTTGCGAAGAAGGGAGATATATTAA
- the rlmH gene encoding 23S rRNA (pseudouridine(1915)-N(3))-methyltransferase RlmH yields MNIDLICVGKLKEKYLKDGIDEYKKRLSRYCNINVIEVPDEKAPENISEKEEEIIKQKEGQGILKNIKDNTFVIALDIKGKMLSSEELAAFLNERAVMGNSNLAFVIGGSLGLYKEVLDRANFKLSFSKMTFPHQLMRLILLEQIYRGYRIINGEPYHK; encoded by the coding sequence ATGAATATAGATTTGATTTGTGTTGGAAAGCTAAAGGAAAAATATTTAAAGGACGGAATAGATGAATACAAAAAAAGACTTTCAAGATACTGCAATATTAATGTTATTGAAGTTCCAGACGAGAAGGCACCAGAAAATATTTCAGAAAAGGAAGAGGAAATAATAAAGCAAAAGGAAGGTCAGGGAATTTTAAAAAATATCAAGGATAATACCTTTGTTATCGCGCTTGATATAAAGGGTAAAATGCTATCCTCAGAGGAACTTGCTGCATTTTTAAATGAAAGGGCAGTGATGGGAAACTCAAACTTAGCATTTGTAATTGGAGGCTCTTTAGGCCTTTATAAGGAAGTTTTAGACAGAGCAAATTTTAAATTATCCTTTTCAAAGATGACTTTCCCGCATCAACTTATGAGATTAATTCTTCTTGAGCAGATTTACAGGGGATATAGGATTATTAATGGCGAACCGTATCATAAGTAG
- a CDS encoding DUF2200 domain-containing protein — protein MSFSRVYPLLVAKAERKGRTKAEVDEIIRWLTGYTQEDLQIQLENQVDYETFFTKAPCLNPARQLIKGVVCGVRVEDIQEPIMKEIRYLDKLIDELAKGKPMDKILRKNN, from the coding sequence ATGAGTTTTTCAAGAGTTTATCCTCTTTTAGTAGCAAAGGCAGAGAGAAAAGGACGCACAAAAGCTGAAGTTGATGAAATAATACGCTGGTTAACCGGATATACTCAGGAAGATTTACAAATTCAGTTGGAAAATCAGGTAGATTATGAGACATTTTTTACAAAAGCACCTTGTTTAAATCCTGCGCGACAATTGATTAAAGGCGTGGTATGTGGAGTCCGAGTGGAAGATATTCAAGAACCTATTATGAAGGAAATACGATATTTAGATAAGTTAATCGATGAATTGGCAAAGGGAAAACCTATGGATAAAATCCTAAGGAAAAACAATTGA
- a CDS encoding S1C family serine protease encodes MEERYPSLFGYFLSGLIGALIGGVLIILFFPIAIQGKQETNEPEQRIIIEKSTDFSYASNKVVPSVVSITSKKQVASGFIIDKNGYIATNSHVLDGDITVTLTDGREYTGRIVFEDRVLDLAIVKIEETNLDEVILGDSNLVNIGDSVLAIGNPLNLRFHRSVTAGIVSGKDITIEVEKGKYMEDLLQTDAAINPGNSGGPLINLKGEVIGINSVKASSYEGIGFAIPINIIKPILKSLREKGNFVMPTLGLRVFDSETARYYNYNIDKGIYVYEVIENGPGFNAGIKEGDVILSIDGVEVNKIVDLKEELYLKEVGSIAVLKVKDPIGLIREVKVTLDSIDNLTVEVTFT; translated from the coding sequence ATGGAGGAAAGATATCCTTCCCTGTTCGGATATTTTTTGTCGGGTTTAATCGGTGCATTAATCGGCGGCGTTTTGATTATTTTGTTTTTTCCAATTGCAATTCAGGGGAAACAAGAAACAAACGAGCCAGAACAAAGAATTATAATTGAAAAATCCACAGACTTTTCATACGCCTCAAACAAAGTCGTTCCATCAGTAGTTTCTATTACGAGCAAGAAACAGGTGGCTTCAGGATTTATAATAGACAAAAACGGCTATATTGCAACCAACAGCCATGTCTTAGACGGAGATATAACCGTAACATTAACAGATGGAAGGGAATACACCGGAAGAATTGTATTTGAGGATAGGGTTTTGGATTTAGCAATTGTAAAGATTGAAGAGACAAACCTTGATGAAGTAATATTAGGAGATTCTAACCTTGTAAACATTGGGGATAGCGTTCTTGCAATAGGAAATCCTTTAAACTTAAGGTTTCACCGTTCAGTAACAGCGGGTATAGTAAGTGGAAAGGACATAACAATTGAAGTTGAAAAGGGAAAATACATGGAAGACCTTTTGCAAACCGATGCTGCAATAAACCCTGGAAACAGCGGTGGACCGTTGATTAATTTAAAGGGTGAAGTCATCGGAATTAATTCAGTAAAAGCCTCAAGCTACGAGGGAATAGGATTTGCAATCCCAATAAACATAATAAAGCCCATTTTAAAATCCCTAAGAGAAAAGGGAAATTTTGTTATGCCAACGCTCGGGCTTAGAGTTTTTGATTCAGAAACTGCCAGATATTATAATTACAACATAGACAAAGGAATATATGTCTACGAAGTTATAGAAAACGGTCCTGGATTTAACGCAGGAATTAAGGAAGGCGATGTAATATTATCCATAGACGGTGTTGAAGTTAATAAAATAGTCGACCTTAAGGAAGAGCTTTACCTCAAAGAGGTAGGTTCAATTGCTGTATTAAAAGTCAAAGACCCTATAGGGCTTATAAGAGAAGTTAAAGTCACTTTAGACTCCATTGACAACCTCACCGTAGAAGTGACATTCACTTGA
- a CDS encoding MBL fold metallo-hydrolase → MQFCSIYSGSSGNCLYVGTEKTRLLIDAGLTGKKIESGLIEIGVSPSEIKGILITHEHDDHIKAAGILSRRYNIPIYANTNTWNAIYGVIGEVKLHNIKVFQGFDGFEIGDIYIKPFKIPHDAVDPVGYSFYHSNKKVSIATDIGYASDEVKDNIKDSDFILLESNHDVEMLKVGPYPYYLKRRVLSDKGHLSNEDCGKAIVDIINSRLKKVMLGHLSKTNNYPELALRTVISVLEMNGIKDGKDLIIDIAHRDRVGRVQTV, encoded by the coding sequence ATGCAGTTTTGTTCGATATATAGCGGTAGCAGTGGAAATTGTCTTTACGTTGGGACAGAAAAGACCAGGCTTTTGATAGATGCAGGGCTGACAGGAAAGAAAATTGAAAGTGGTTTAATTGAAATTGGAGTAAGCCCAAGTGAAATAAAGGGAATACTGATAACACACGAACATGACGACCATATTAAAGCAGCAGGCATTTTATCAAGAAGGTATAATATTCCTATTTATGCAAATACTAATACATGGAATGCAATTTATGGTGTAATTGGTGAAGTAAAACTACATAACATAAAGGTATTTCAGGGGTTTGATGGTTTTGAAATAGGAGATATTTATATTAAACCTTTTAAAATACCCCATGATGCAGTTGACCCGGTTGGATATAGCTTTTATCATTCAAATAAAAAGGTTTCAATTGCAACGGATATTGGATATGCAAGCGATGAGGTCAAAGACAACATTAAAGATTCTGACTTTATATTGTTAGAATCAAATCATGACGTTGAAATGCTGAAGGTGGGTCCATATCCTTACTATTTAAAAAGAAGAGTTTTGAGCGATAAAGGACATCTTTCAAATGAAGACTGCGGAAAAGCCATAGTTGATATTATAAACAGCAGGCTCAAAAAGGTTATGTTAGGGCATCTTAGCAAGACAAACAACTACCCTGAGCTTGCACTAAGAACTGTCATTTCAGTTCTTGAGATGAATGGCATTAAAGATGGCAAAGATTTAATTATTGATATTGCCCATAGAGACAGGGTGGGGAGGGTTCAAACTGTATAA
- a CDS encoding ABC transporter ATP-binding protein has protein sequence MSIITTENLTIAYDDVEIVKDLNLRIPEGQITAIIGANGCGKSTILKTIARVHKPKKGNILLKGENIIEKQPKEIAKVMAFLPQSPIAPKGLSVEDLVSYGRFPYQRGFGSLSREDKDAIKWALEVVGMDKLKERPLDELSGGQRQRVWIAMALAQQTEVLLLDEPTTYLDLSHQLEILKLLEDLNKIQGRTIVMVIHELNNAARFADYMVGIKDGSIVCDGNPDFVMTKDNLKEIFNIDAEIVKDAKYKKPVCLTYDLIQ, from the coding sequence ATGAGTATAATAACAACTGAAAATTTAACTATCGCTTATGATGATGTTGAAATAGTAAAAGACTTAAACTTAAGAATACCTGAAGGACAAATAACAGCAATTATTGGAGCAAACGGCTGTGGAAAATCCACTATACTAAAAACAATTGCAAGAGTTCATAAACCTAAAAAGGGTAATATTTTATTAAAGGGCGAGAATATAATAGAGAAACAACCAAAGGAAATAGCAAAGGTTATGGCATTCTTACCTCAAAGTCCTATTGCTCCAAAGGGATTGAGTGTTGAGGACCTGGTTTCCTATGGCAGATTCCCATACCAAAGGGGATTTGGAAGTTTAAGCAGGGAGGATAAGGATGCTATAAAATGGGCGCTTGAAGTTGTAGGTATGGATAAATTGAAGGAAAGACCATTAGATGAGCTCTCAGGGGGACAAAGGCAGAGGGTTTGGATTGCTATGGCATTAGCTCAACAGACTGAAGTTCTTTTATTAGATGAACCAACAACATATCTCGACCTTTCACATCAATTGGAGATACTCAAACTTCTTGAGGATTTAAACAAAATACAAGGCAGAACTATTGTAATGGTAATTCACGAGTTAAATAATGCAGCAAGATTTGCCGATTATATGGTTGGAATAAAGGATGGAAGCATTGTATGCGATGGAAATCCTGATTTTGTTATGACAAAGGATAATTTAAAAGAAATTTTCAATATAGATGCTGAAATTGTTAAAGACGCTAAATATAAAAAACCGGTCTGCTTAACATACGATTTGATACAATAA
- a CDS encoding FecCD family ABC transporter permease → MKRLNNRNFIAVASILIALIFIAIVISLNVGSFKIGAVDIIKTLLGQGTKKHNIIIFDIRLPRIIIAILVAAALSISGAVLQGVTKNDLADPGMLGISSGAALAVVVYIYLMNGNVYDGVSSLTIFTLPIIAFIGAFIGALLIYIFAWKRGTNSNRLILMGIGINSVFSALLVIFQLRFTTQEFNRVMIWTLGSLWGTDWRYVIAAFPGILVASFIAYYKSRFLDVLNLGDEISIGLGVKLEKERRNLLFLSVLLSAIATSVSGTLAFLGLISPHIARNLVGAKHKIMIPISVMIGTFLLLVSDAISRNLIITGEMPVGIIISIIGVPYFVYLMIKQ, encoded by the coding sequence TTGAAAAGGTTAAACAATAGAAATTTTATTGCGGTAGCATCTATTTTAATAGCTCTTATATTTATTGCAATTGTAATAAGTTTAAACGTTGGCTCATTTAAAATAGGTGCAGTTGACATTATAAAAACATTGTTAGGACAAGGGACTAAAAAGCATAATATAATAATTTTTGATATCAGACTTCCAAGAATAATTATTGCAATATTAGTAGCAGCAGCGCTTTCTATTTCAGGTGCCGTTCTTCAAGGGGTTACTAAAAATGATTTGGCAGACCCAGGGATGCTTGGAATAAGCTCTGGAGCAGCCCTTGCGGTTGTTGTATATATATATTTAATGAATGGGAACGTTTATGATGGCGTAAGCAGCCTTACTATTTTCACCCTTCCTATAATTGCTTTCATCGGAGCATTTATAGGTGCACTTTTGATATACATCTTTGCGTGGAAAAGGGGAACAAACTCAAACAGACTGATATTGATGGGAATAGGCATAAATTCTGTATTCAGTGCCCTTTTGGTTATTTTTCAACTTAGGTTTACAACTCAGGAATTCAACCGTGTAATGATTTGGACGCTCGGCAGCCTCTGGGGAACAGATTGGAGATATGTTATCGCTGCTTTTCCTGGCATTTTAGTTGCATCCTTTATAGCTTATTATAAATCCAGATTTTTAGATGTTTTGAATTTAGGAGATGAGATATCGATAGGATTAGGAGTAAAACTGGAAAAAGAGAGAAGAAATCTGCTTTTTCTTTCGGTTTTACTATCGGCTATTGCAACTTCTGTCTCTGGGACGCTTGCCTTTTTAGGGCTTATTTCTCCTCACATTGCAAGAAATTTAGTAGGTGCAAAGCATAAAATTATGATACCTATATCTGTAATGATAGGGACTTTTCTTCTTTTAGTTTCGGATGCAATTTCAAGAAATTTAATTATAACAGGTGAGATGCCTGTTGGAATAATTATCTCGATAATAGGCGTTCCATATTTTGTATATCTAATGATAAAGCAATAA
- a CDS encoding FecCD family ABC transporter permease translates to MNRLSKNKATNILILASLVLLIIGIMLSISLGAKQISFSQIISSIFISKNEIDAQIIRDIRIPRAISAALVGAFLSVSGAILQGLTRNPLAEPSIIGVTQGATFSIAIALAFQKSIGSFNLMFVSFLGASISGFLVYFLSSKSIKKVDPIRMALAGVAIGTLLMSLSTAIAMYFNLSQQISFWISGGLTSATWTSVKLLSLIGIFGIIVSIIISPQITILSLGEEVATSLGVKINLIRFIGIVIVIILSGGSVSVAGNIMFVGLIVPQIARGIVGSDYRNIIPASIVLGANLLVFSDIVARMINRPYETPIGSLTALIGAPIFIYIVRRGQRAF, encoded by the coding sequence ATGAATAGACTATCAAAAAATAAAGCTACTAATATATTAATTTTAGCTTCACTTGTATTACTAATTATTGGAATTATGCTTTCGATTTCATTAGGAGCTAAACAGATTAGCTTTTCTCAAATTATTTCAAGCATATTTATTTCAAAGAATGAAATAGATGCGCAGATAATCAGGGACATTAGAATCCCAAGGGCAATTTCAGCAGCACTTGTTGGAGCTTTTCTTTCTGTATCCGGGGCAATTTTGCAGGGATTAACAAGAAATCCCCTTGCTGAGCCTTCTATAATCGGGGTTACACAGGGGGCAACCTTTTCAATTGCGATTGCTCTTGCGTTTCAAAAAAGCATAGGAAGTTTTAATTTAATGTTTGTTTCATTCTTAGGGGCAAGCATAAGTGGATTTTTAGTCTATTTTTTGAGTTCTAAATCAATAAAAAAAGTTGACCCTATAAGAATGGCATTAGCAGGTGTTGCTATTGGGACGCTTTTGATGTCGCTTTCTACTGCAATTGCAATGTATTTTAACCTATCCCAACAGATTAGCTTCTGGATTTCGGGAGGGCTAACATCTGCAACCTGGACTTCTGTGAAACTGTTATCCCTTATTGGAATTTTTGGAATAATTGTATCAATTATCATTTCTCCACAAATAACAATTTTAAGCCTGGGAGAAGAGGTTGCAACAAGCCTTGGAGTTAAAATAAATTTGATAAGATTTATTGGAATTGTTATTGTTATAATTCTCAGCGGAGGTTCGGTTTCAGTTGCAGGAAATATTATGTTTGTTGGATTAATAGTTCCTCAAATTGCAAGGGGGATAGTTGGTTCTGATTATAGAAATATTATTCCAGCTTCTATAGTTTTAGGAGCAAATCTGCTTGTTTTTAGCGATATTGTTGCAAGAATGATTAACAGACCTTATGAAACACCTATAGGTTCCCTGACAGCACTTATTGGTGCTCCTATTTTCATTTACATTGTAAGAAGGGGGCAAAGAGCATTTTGA